Proteins encoded in a region of the Panthera tigris isolate Pti1 chromosome B2, P.tigris_Pti1_mat1.1, whole genome shotgun sequence genome:
- the CENPW gene encoding centromere protein W translates to MAPSTTVSQRKKIKRKAPRGFLKRVFKRQKPHLRLETSGDLLVHLNCLLFVQRLAEESRMNAFENKCGVIKKEHVQAAAKVILKKSRG, encoded by the exons ATGGCGCCCTCGACCACAGTCTcccagagaaagaagataaaacgGAAGGCTCCCCGGGGCTTTCTTAAGCGCGTCTTCAAGCGACAGAAGCCTCACCTTCGTCTAGAGACAAGTGGCGACTTACTG GTGCACCTGAATTGTTTACTGTTTGTTCAGCGTTTAGCAGAAGAGTCCAGGATGAATGCTTTTGAGAATAAGTGTGGAGTCATTAAAAAGGAGCATGTACAGGCTGCAGCAAAG gTAATTCTAAAGAAGAGCAGAGGTTAG